In Fusarium fujikuroi IMI 58289 draft genome, chromosome FFUJ_chr08, one genomic interval encodes:
- a CDS encoding isoflavone reductase family protein yields the protein MKVAILGATGETGTSILNALLDSTEPQYEITALVRQSSLEKPEVLALQGKGINVVAADLSGPEDEVARVLDGIDTVISAISAAGLLAQIPLINAARAAGVKRFLPCCFAPIMPPAGILGLRDVKEQVINHVKKVKLPYTIVDIGYWYQLMLPRLPSGRIDYALPITLGGIPGDGNTPCAFTDLPDIGRWVARIIADPRTLNKMVFAYNTVLTMNQAYDLLEEASGEKTVRNYISEAAVMEGVARAEADCPSPDSFNYFEVVKYQYFNALGIRGYNTPEYAHYLGYVDATELYPDMKVTTPETYCERLLSGKATMIYQRLMPAAQQGER from the exons ATGAAGGTCGCGATTCTTGGTGCCACTGGTGAGACGGGTACTTCAATCTTGAACGCCCTCCTCGACTCAACGGAGCCACAATAT GAGATTACTGCACTAGTCCGTCAATCCTCACTAGAGAAACCCGAGGTACTTGCTCTCCAAGGAAAGGGAATTAACGTCGTAGCTGCGGACCTAAGTGGCCCTGAGGATGAAGTCGCGCGAGTACTCGATGGCATAGATACCGTTATTTCAGCAATCAGTGCTGCCGGCCTCCTTGCGCAAATCCCGCTCATCAATGCCGCTCGCGCCGCGGGTGTCAAGCGCTTTTTGCCTTGCTGCTTCGCCCCGATTATGCCCCCAGCAGGTATTTTAGGGTTGAGAGACGTT AAAGAGCAGGTAATCAATCATGTTAAGAAGGTCAAACTTCCTTATACTATTGTGGATATCGGCTACTGGTATCAGTTGATGCTACCTCGCCTGCCCTCTGGCCGTATTGATTATGCCCTGCCAATCACTCTAGGGGGCATTCCAGGTGACGGAAATACCCCTTGTGCCTTTACAGATCTGCCAGATATTGGAAGATGGGTCGCTCGCATTATCGCCGATCCTCGGACCCTAAACAAGATGGTCTTCGCCTACAACACGGTTCTGACAATGAACCAAGCATACGATCTACTGGAAGAGGCCAGTGGCGAAAAGACTGTCCGCAACTAC ATCTCAGAAGCCGCGGTCATGGAGGGAGTGGCTAGAGCAGAGGCTGATTGCCCGTCTCCGGACTCGTTCAACTACTTCGAGGTAGTGAAGTACCAGTATTTCAACGCACTCGGAATTCGTGGGTATAATACCCCAGAGTACGCGCATTATTTGGGCTATGTAGATGCGACGGAGCTCTATCCCGACATGAAAGTGACCACCCCGGAAACCTATTGTGAGAGGCTTTTAAGTGGCAAGGCTACGATGATCTATCAGCGGCTGATGCCTGCCGCTCAGCAAGGCGAGAGGTGA